One Chiloscyllium plagiosum isolate BGI_BamShark_2017 chromosome 14, ASM401019v2, whole genome shotgun sequence genomic region harbors:
- the fam114a2 gene encoding protein FAM114A2: MEDNGTSDESMNKESVALEGSVSTCREKEHQQGVDLEQHSESETETGKCTTGNAQNEERGSAGSILESSPSKGNESVNRTRKRPESKGSSQPGLSEQPPLGVADQVQDLPNQETGSWGYWGNWGKSLLTTATATVASVGHGISNVIEKAETTLGIPSPTEVSTEVNVFNEDKEFKNGKNSPKAESISTSPSSGAFGMFSTITNAVQSTGKSVLSGGLDALEFIGKKTMDVIAEGDPGFKKTKGLMYRTTTLSQVLREAKEREHQQTAEEVSVDTEEKAHYGMLFDEFQGLSHLEALEILSNESEVKVKSVLNALSGEDVEKLKEELTAIKEAFCLAEFDDEDEEDNKGGDGSGFVKELSELLSEMKIAATSDKLGQARKHAQDRISEINVMSLTQVEDMSEDPEKKEHSEESKPDDLSKGHKLSIENIHTSAIRSLAELTARSIEQFHKVAVLILHGQDHDVGALDRAKTLSKVTIVLCKEVAALSKQFTSCLTTIGAKEKVEVLNPLITGVFLEASNSATYIQDAFQLLLPVLQISEIQIRSDITVH; encoded by the exons ATGGAAGATAATGGGACGAGTGACGAATCTATGAATAAAGAATCTGTGGCACTGGAAGGAAGTGTTTCAACATGCAGGGAAAAAGAGCATCAACAAGGTGTTGATTTAGAACAGCACTCTGAGTCTGAGACTGAAACTGGCAAGTGCACGACAGGCAATGCACAAAATGAGGAGCGTGGGTCTGCTGGAAGCATACTTGAAAGCAGTCCAAGTAAGGGGAATGAGTCTGTCAACAGGACAAGAAAAAGACCGGAATCAAAAGGATCCAGTCAGCCAGGGTTATCTGAACAACCACCTTTGGGAGTTGCTGACCAG GTGCAAGATCTCCCTAATCAAGAGACAGGAAGTTGGGGCTACTGGGGAAACTGGGGAAAGTCATTGCTTACAACAGCAACAGCCACTGTTGCATCTGTTG GTCATGGGATTTCCAATGTGATTGAAAAAGCTGAGACCACTCTTGGGATTCCCAGCCCCACAGAAGTTTCAACAGAAGTGAACGTGTTCAATGAAGACAAAG AATTCAAGAATGGTAAGAATAGCCCGAAAGCAGAGAGCATAAGCACTTCTCCAAGCAGTGGAGCATTTGGGATGTTTTCTACCATCACTAATGCCGTTCAGAGCACT GGGAAATCTGTCCTGAGTGGTGGTTTGGATGCACTTGAATTTATCGGTAAAAAGACCATGGATGTTATTGCAGAAGGAGATCCTGGTTtcaaaaagacaaaaggactaatgTATAGGACAACCACATTGTCTCAG GTTCTTCGAGAGGCTAAAGAGCGAGAACACCAACAAACAGCCGAGGAGGTTTCTGTGGATACAGAAGAGAAGGCTCATTATGGAATGTTATTTGATGAGTTTCAAGGTCTATCCCATCTGGAAGCTTTGGAGATTTTGTCAAATGAAAGTGAAGTGAAG GTTAAGTCAGTACTGAATGCCTTGTCGGGAGAAGATGTAGAAAAATTGAAGGAGGAGTTAACAGCCATAAAAGAAGCCTTTTGTTTAGCTGAATTTGATGATGAGGATGAAGAAGATAACAAAG GGGGTGACGGGTCTGGATTTGTGAAAGAATTGTCTGAGTTGTTATCAGAGATGAAAATTGCTGCTACATCTGACAAACTGGGCCAA GCCAGAAAGCATGCTCAAGATCGTATAAGTGAAATAAATGTTATGTCACTGACGCAAGTAGAAGATATGTCAGAAGATCCAGAGAAGAAAGAGCACAGTGAAGAATCTAAACCTGATGATTTGAGCAAAGGTCATAAACTTTCAATTGAG AACATCCATACATCTGCGATCAGAAGCCTGGCAGAACTTACTGCTCGATCCATTGAACAATTCCATAAAGTGGCAGTACTAATTCTTCACGGTCAGGACCATGATGTGGGTGCACTGGATCGTGCAAAAACACTGTCAAA AGTGACTATTGTCTTGTGTAAGGAAGTGGCTGCTCTTTCGAAACAATTTACCTCCTGTTTGACAACAATAGGG gctAAAGAGAAGGTAGAGGTTCTTAATCCATTAATTACTGGAGTATTTTTGGAG GCTTCCAATAGTGCAACCTACATTCAGGACGCATTTCAGCTCCTGCTTCCAGTTCTTCAAATTTCTGAAATCCAGATTCGCTCGGACATCACTGTACACTGA